A genomic segment from Pollutimonas thiosulfatoxidans encodes:
- a CDS encoding AzlC family ABC transporter permease: MLTGFKDAISAFVATGTWGFVTGIALINSGLTENMAVLMTLTVYAGSAQLTALPLIESGAPIWLIFAAGMVVNIRFLIFGAALQPFFRHMAWPKRLVLGFLSSDFSFVLFMSRYGESRRKGTSGQLWYYLGIIVPGWIVWNSSSLLGIYLGSFVPESWSLNFAAILALLAVLIPIVKTRPMVLCLLVASSIAWIGQPLPLRLGLIAAVIGGVAAGVLAERALAKRRGGRA; encoded by the coding sequence TTGCTGACGGGCTTCAAGGACGCTATTTCGGCCTTCGTTGCCACGGGGACCTGGGGTTTCGTGACGGGCATCGCACTGATCAATTCCGGGCTCACCGAGAATATGGCGGTCCTGATGACGCTGACCGTGTATGCCGGTTCGGCACAATTGACCGCCTTGCCATTGATCGAATCGGGTGCGCCGATATGGCTGATCTTTGCGGCGGGCATGGTTGTGAATATCCGATTTCTGATCTTTGGCGCGGCCTTGCAGCCATTTTTCAGGCACATGGCCTGGCCCAAGCGACTGGTGTTGGGCTTCTTGTCCAGTGACTTTTCCTTCGTGCTTTTCATGAGCCGCTACGGAGAATCCCGACGCAAGGGTACCTCGGGACAGCTTTGGTACTACCTGGGCATCATCGTGCCCGGCTGGATCGTCTGGAACAGTTCCTCTTTACTGGGCATCTACCTGGGGTCTTTCGTTCCCGAGAGCTGGTCGCTGAACTTTGCCGCCATCCTGGCTCTGCTGGCGGTACTTATCCCGATTGTGAAGACGCGGCCCATGGTCCTGTGTCTGCTGGTCGCCTCGAGCATTGCCTGGATAGGACAGCCCTTGCCCTTGCGCCTGGGCTTGATTGCGGCCGTCATCGGCGGTGTGGCGGCCGGCGTGCTGGCCGAACGCGCGTTAGCGAAGCGAAGGGGCGGGAGGGCATGA
- a CDS encoding AzlD domain-containing protein — protein sequence MTEHELYILGVIAVLVVSSFLTRAGYFLFGDYLPLSDSLLRALRYAPTAALAAIIVPELLPWQSGIGGLLDLRVGAVLVAILVFWRTRSTVMVIVGGMVGYWVLRALAQSVGF from the coding sequence ATGACAGAGCACGAACTCTATATTCTGGGGGTTATCGCGGTCCTGGTAGTGTCCAGCTTTCTGACCCGCGCCGGCTATTTCCTCTTTGGGGACTATCTGCCGCTCAGCGACTCTTTGCTACGCGCATTGCGCTACGCGCCTACCGCCGCTCTGGCGGCGATCATCGTTCCCGAGCTGCTGCCATGGCAGTCAGGCATCGGCGGTTTGCTGGATTTGCGTGTGGGCGCCGTCTTGGTCGCCATACTGGTATTCTGGCGCACACGCAGCACGGTGATGGTGATCGTCGGTGGCATGGTGGGATACTGGGTGCTGCGCGCCCTGGCACAAAGCGTCGGCTTTTAA
- a CDS encoding DEAD/DEAH box helicase: MTDTIQTPDTPAATFTDFGLHPSILQAVAETGYTTPTPIQAEAMPLVMDGRDVMGAAQTGTGKTAAFTLPILHRLMQYANTSASPARHPVRALILTPTRELADQVSDSVITYSKSTPLRSTVVFGGVDIGPQREALRRGCEVLIATPGRLLDHVEQKNVNLGQVGILVLDEADRMLDMGFLPDLDRIVRLLPAKRQGLLFSATFSNEIRKLGRSYLTNPAEVEVAARNATAENVTQIAYPLAGSEKRAAVVHLVKSRGFNQVIVFSNTKIGTSRLARELVRDGVKAESIHGDKSQLDRMKALDAFKAGELEVLVATDVAARGLDVAGVPCVINYDLPHSAEDYVHRIGRTGRAGKSGEAIAFYAPEEERYLQDIEKLIKSKIPRGHLALPAVSRRPAAPVRGERRAYTPGSAPTRAVDDFFDKPYVPSNTVSSPATPERSKPAAESGKKSIGVLLGGGR; encoded by the coding sequence ATGACAGACACTATACAAACTCCCGATACCCCCGCCGCGACTTTTACTGATTTCGGCCTGCATCCCAGCATCCTTCAAGCGGTCGCCGAAACCGGATACACCACTCCTACCCCCATCCAGGCCGAAGCCATGCCTTTGGTTATGGACGGGCGCGATGTGATGGGCGCGGCGCAAACGGGTACGGGCAAGACGGCGGCGTTTACGCTGCCCATACTGCATCGCCTGATGCAGTATGCCAATACCAGCGCGTCTCCTGCCCGCCACCCGGTGCGCGCACTGATCCTCACGCCCACGCGTGAGCTGGCCGATCAGGTGTCAGACAGTGTCATCACCTATAGCAAGTCGACTCCATTACGGTCGACCGTGGTATTCGGTGGGGTCGATATCGGCCCGCAACGCGAGGCTTTGCGTCGTGGTTGCGAGGTCCTGATCGCCACGCCGGGACGACTGCTCGATCATGTCGAGCAAAAGAACGTCAACCTGGGTCAGGTCGGCATATTGGTGCTGGACGAAGCCGATCGCATGCTGGACATGGGCTTCCTTCCCGACCTCGATCGTATCGTGCGCCTGCTGCCGGCCAAACGCCAGGGTCTGTTGTTTTCAGCGACCTTCAGCAATGAAATCCGCAAGTTGGGCCGCAGCTACCTGACCAATCCGGCTGAAGTCGAAGTTGCCGCGCGCAACGCGACTGCAGAGAACGTCACCCAGATTGCCTACCCATTGGCGGGCAGCGAGAAGCGTGCCGCTGTGGTGCATTTGGTCAAGTCGCGAGGCTTCAATCAAGTCATCGTATTTTCAAATACCAAGATCGGTACCAGCCGGCTCGCTCGCGAGCTGGTGCGTGACGGTGTCAAGGCCGAGTCCATCCATGGCGACAAGAGCCAACTGGATCGCATGAAAGCGCTGGACGCCTTCAAGGCGGGCGAACTGGAAGTGCTGGTCGCCACTGACGTGGCCGCTCGGGGGCTGGACGTTGCCGGCGTGCCTTGCGTCATCAATTACGACCTGCCTCACAGTGCCGAAGATTATGTCCATCGCATAGGCCGTACCGGGCGAGCAGGGAAGTCGGGCGAGGCGATTGCCTTTTACGCACCCGAAGAAGAGCGTTATCTGCAGGACATCGAAAAGCTCATCAAGAGCAAGATACCCCGTGGACACCTGGCACTGCCCGCAGTGTCGCGTCGGCCCGCAGCGCCGGTCCGCGGCGAGCGGCGCGCTTATACGCCCGGCAGTGCACCGACACGCGCCGTCGACGATTTCTTCGATAAGCCTTACGTGCCCTCAAACACGGTCAGCAGCCCGGCGACGCCCGAGCGCAGCAAGCCCGCGGCCGAATCAGGCAAGAAGTCCATCGGCGTATTACTGGGTGGCGGGCGCTAG
- a CDS encoding thioredoxin family protein yields MPVFDPQNDMGALQARLEKSSELTIVCYCAAWCDTCTQYRPGYEALAAQYEQHTFVWVDIEEHPELLEDEDVENFPTVLIQAPRGNLFYGVLQPHAVHLDRLISRCDADAAVTTAGPSALLQLLRQGA; encoded by the coding sequence ATGCCCGTATTCGACCCGCAAAACGACATGGGGGCCTTGCAGGCCCGCCTGGAAAAATCGTCGGAACTAACCATAGTATGCTATTGCGCCGCCTGGTGTGACACCTGCACCCAGTATCGGCCCGGCTACGAAGCGCTGGCTGCACAGTATGAGCAGCACACCTTTGTTTGGGTTGATATCGAAGAGCATCCCGAGTTGCTCGAGGATGAGGACGTAGAAAACTTTCCGACCGTACTGATCCAGGCGCCGCGAGGCAATCTTTTCTACGGCGTGCTGCAACCCCATGCGGTACATCTGGATCGCCTGATCAGCCGCTGCGATGCTGACGCCGCCGTGACAACGGCCGGGCCCTCAGCATTGCTGCAGTTATTGCGGCAAGGCGCCTAG
- a CDS encoding EI24 domain-containing protein yields the protein MSESNLAVRPRALGVTGLAAVAVAFKRALASQCHPKMLAALFLPFIIALLGAIVLLWAFWTPLTAWLNMQAADWEFVNQVDQWLVAIGLFSIKLYLIPMLAVVILLPLSGILGLVIAAIFVMPIALRHLEQREYAGIRRQGKFSTTVGAWNAIVVGVLFAIGWVVTMPLWLIPPFALLLPIFWWAFAFTRMLRVDAIVEHASPQERRLLWRRHNRQLWLIGVVLALLNLFPPAWLVLPVFSALVYAHFSLEALRQLRGQTVIEA from the coding sequence ATGAGCGAATCCAACCTCGCAGTCCGCCCGCGTGCACTGGGCGTCACCGGACTGGCCGCCGTTGCGGTGGCATTCAAGCGAGCCCTGGCCTCGCAGTGCCACCCCAAGATGCTGGCGGCTCTTTTCCTGCCTTTTATTATTGCGTTGCTAGGTGCCATCGTATTGCTTTGGGCCTTCTGGACGCCGCTTACTGCGTGGTTGAACATGCAGGCCGCCGACTGGGAGTTCGTCAACCAGGTCGATCAGTGGCTGGTGGCGATCGGCTTGTTCTCCATCAAGCTGTATTTGATTCCCATGCTGGCGGTTGTCATACTGCTGCCCTTGTCGGGCATCCTGGGGCTGGTTATTGCCGCCATATTCGTGATGCCTATTGCCTTGCGGCATCTCGAGCAGCGCGAATATGCCGGTATCCGCCGCCAGGGTAAGTTTTCGACGACTGTGGGCGCCTGGAACGCCATTGTGGTCGGCGTACTGTTTGCGATTGGCTGGGTCGTCACCATGCCTTTGTGGCTTATCCCTCCCTTTGCGCTACTGCTCCCGATTTTCTGGTGGGCCTTTGCCTTTACCCGCATGCTGCGCGTGGATGCCATCGTCGAACACGCCAGTCCGCAAGAGCGGCGACTGCTGTGGCGACGCCATAACCGCCAACTGTGGCTGATCGGTGTGGTGCTGGCCCTGCTCAATCTGTTTCCGCCCGCGTGGCTGGTCTTGCCGGTGTTCTCCGCACTGGTATATGCTCACTTCAGTCTCGAGGCGCTGCGTCAATTGCGCGGGCAGACGGTTATCGAGGCTTAA